A single genomic interval of Vulpes vulpes isolate BD-2025 chromosome 3, VulVul3, whole genome shotgun sequence harbors:
- the DIPK1A gene encoding divergent protein kinase domain 1A isoform X2 produces MKYLFFSWLVVFVGSWIIYVQYSTYTELCRGKDCKKIICDKYKTGVIDGPACNSLCVTETLYFGKCLSTKPNNQMYLGIWGNLPGVVKCQMEQALHLDFGTELEPRKEIVLFDKPTRGTTVQKFKEMVYSLFKAKLGDQGNLPELVNLILTVADGDKDGQVSLGEAKSAWALLQLNEFLLMVILQDKEHTPKLMGFCGDLYVMESVEYTSLYGISLPWVIELFIPSGFRRSMDQLFTPSWPRKAKIAIGLLEFVEDVFHGPYGNFLMCDISAKNLGYNDKYDLKMVDMRKIVPETNLKELIKDRHCESDLDCVYGTDCRTSCDQSTMKCTSEVIQPNLAKACQLLKDYLLRGAPSEIREELEKQLYSCIALKVTANQMEMEHSLILNNLKTLLWKKISYTNDS; encoded by the exons TGTGACAAGTACAAGACTGGAGTTATTGATGGGCCTGCATGTAACAGCCTTTGTGTTACAGAAACCCTTTACTTTGGGAAATGTTTATCCACCAAGCCCAACAATCAG ATGTATTTAGGGATTTGGGGTAATCTACCAGGTGTTGTGAAATGTCAAATGGAACAAGCACTTCACCTTGATTTTGGGACTGAATTGGAACCAAGGAAGGAAATAGTGCTATTTGATAAGCCAACTAGGGGAACTACTGtacagaaattcaaagaaatggtCTACAGTCTCTTTAAA GCAAAATTGGGTGACCAAGGAAACCTCCCTGAACTGGTTAATCTCATCTTGACCGTGGCTGATGGAGACAAAGATGGCCAGGTTTCCTTGGGAGAAGCAAAGTCAGCGTGGGCACTTCTTCAACTAAATGAGTTTCTTCTCATGGTGATACTTCAAGATAAAGAACATACTCCCAAATTAATGGGATTCTGTGGTGATCTCTATGTGATGGAAAGTGTTGAATATACCTCTCTTTATGGAATAAGCCTTCCATGGGTCATTGAACTTTTTATTCCATCTGGGTTCAGAAGAAGCATGGACCAGTTATTCACACCATCATGGCCTAGAAAGGCTAAAATAGCCATAGGACTTCTAGAATTTGTGGAAGATGTTTTCCACGGCCCCTATGGAAACTTCCTTATGTGTGATATTAGTGCCAAAAACCTAGGATATAATGATAAATATGATTTGAAAATGGTGGACATGAGAAAAATTGTACCAGAGACAAACCTGAAAGAACTTATAAAGGATCGTCACTGTGAGTCTGATTTGGACTGTGTTTATGGCACAGATTGTCGAACTAGCTGTGATCAAAGTACAATGAAGTGTACTTCAGAAGTGATACAACCAAACTTGGCAAAAGCCTGTCAGTTACTCAAAGACTACCTACTGCGTGGTGCTCCAAGTGAAATTCGTGAGGAATTGGAAAAGCAGCTTTATTCTTGTATTGCTCTCAAAGTCACTGcaaatcaaatggaaatggaaCATTCTTTGATACTAAATAACCTAAAAACATTACTGTGGAAGAAAATTTCCTATACAAATGACTCTTAG
- the RPL5 gene encoding large ribosomal subunit protein uL18 isoform X2 encodes MGFVKVVKNKAYFKRYQVKFRRRREGKTDYYARKRLVIQDKNKYNTPKYRMIVRVTNRDIICQIAYARIEGDMIVCAAYAHELPKYGVKVGLTNYAAAYCTGLLLARRLLNRFGMDKIYEGQVEVTGDEYNVESIDGQPGAFTCYLDAGLARTTTGNKVFGALKGAVDGGLSIPHSTKRFPGYDSESKEFNAEVHRKHIMGQNVADYMRYLMEEDEDAYKKQFSQYIKNNVTPDMEEMYKKAHAAIRENPVYEKKPKKEVKKKRWNRPKMSLAQKKDRVAQKKASFLRAQERAAES; translated from the exons gggtTTGTTAAGGTTGTCAAGAATAAGGCTTACTTCAAGAGATACCAAGTGAAATTTAGAAGACGACGAG AGGGTAAAACTGATTATTATGCCCGGAAACGCTTGGTAATTCAGGACAAAAATAAGTACAACACACCTAAATACAGGATGATAGTTCGTGTAACCAACCGAGATATCATTTGTCAG ATTGCTTATGCCCGCATAGAAGGAGACATGATCGTTTGTGCGGCTTATGCTCATGAACTCCCAAAGTATGGTGTGAAGGTTGGCCTGACAAATTATGCTGCAGCATATTGTACCGGCCTGCTGCTGGCCCGCAGG CTCCTCAATAGATTTGGCATGGACAAGATCTATGAAGGCCAAGTGGAAGTGACTGGAGATGAATACAATGTGGAAAGCATTGATGGTCAACCTGGTGCCTTCACCTGCTATTTGGATGCAGGGCTTGCCAGAACTACCACTGGAAATAAAGTTTTTGGGGCCCTCAAGGGAGCAGTGGACGGAGGCTTGTCTATCCCTCACAG taCCAAACGATTCCCTGGTTATGATTCAGAAAGCAAGGAATTCAATGCAGAAGTTCATCGAAAGCACATCATGGGTCAGAATGTTGCAGATTATATGCGTTACCTAATGGAGGAAGATGAAGATGCTTACAAGAAACAATTCTctcaatatataaagaacaacgTTACTCCAGACATGG AGGAGATGTATAAGAAAGCTCACGCTGCTATACGAGAGAATCCCGTCTATGAGAAGAAGCCTAAGAAAGAAGTTAAGAAGAAGAG GTGGAACCGTCCTAAGATGTCTCTTGCCCAAAAGAAAGATCGGGTAGCTCAGAAGAAGGCAAGCTTCCTTAGAGCTCAGGAGCGGGCTGCTGAGAGCTAA
- the RPL5 gene encoding large ribosomal subunit protein uL18 isoform X1 has protein sequence MGFVKVVKNKAYFKRYQVKFRRRREGKTDYYARKRLVIQDKNKYNTPKYRMIVRVTNRDIICQIAYARIEGDMIVCAAYAHELPKYGVKVGLTNYAAAYCTGLLLARRLLNRFGMDKIYEGQVEVTGDEYNVESIDGQPGAFTCYLDAGLARTTTGNKVFGALKGAVDGGLSIPHSTKRFPGYDSESKEFNAEVHRKHIMGQNVADYMRYLMEEDEDAYKKQFSQYIKNNVTPDMMEEMYKKAHAAIRENPVYEKKPKKEVKKKRWNRPKMSLAQKKDRVAQKKASFLRAQERAAES, from the exons gggtTTGTTAAGGTTGTCAAGAATAAGGCTTACTTCAAGAGATACCAAGTGAAATTTAGAAGACGACGAG AGGGTAAAACTGATTATTATGCCCGGAAACGCTTGGTAATTCAGGACAAAAATAAGTACAACACACCTAAATACAGGATGATAGTTCGTGTAACCAACCGAGATATCATTTGTCAG ATTGCTTATGCCCGCATAGAAGGAGACATGATCGTTTGTGCGGCTTATGCTCATGAACTCCCAAAGTATGGTGTGAAGGTTGGCCTGACAAATTATGCTGCAGCATATTGTACCGGCCTGCTGCTGGCCCGCAGG CTCCTCAATAGATTTGGCATGGACAAGATCTATGAAGGCCAAGTGGAAGTGACTGGAGATGAATACAATGTGGAAAGCATTGATGGTCAACCTGGTGCCTTCACCTGCTATTTGGATGCAGGGCTTGCCAGAACTACCACTGGAAATAAAGTTTTTGGGGCCCTCAAGGGAGCAGTGGACGGAGGCTTGTCTATCCCTCACAG taCCAAACGATTCCCTGGTTATGATTCAGAAAGCAAGGAATTCAATGCAGAAGTTCATCGAAAGCACATCATGGGTCAGAATGTTGCAGATTATATGCGTTACCTAATGGAGGAAGATGAAGATGCTTACAAGAAACAATTCTctcaatatataaagaacaacgTTACTCCAGACATG aTGGAGGAGATGTATAAGAAAGCTCACGCTGCTATACGAGAGAATCCCGTCTATGAGAAGAAGCCTAAGAAAGAAGTTAAGAAGAAGAG GTGGAACCGTCCTAAGATGTCTCTTGCCCAAAAGAAAGATCGGGTAGCTCAGAAGAAGGCAAGCTTCCTTAGAGCTCAGGAGCGGGCTGCTGAGAGCTAA